In Rattus rattus isolate New Zealand chromosome 3, Rrattus_CSIRO_v1, whole genome shotgun sequence, one genomic interval encodes:
- the LOC116895282 gene encoding calmodulin-1-like → MADQLTEEQIAEFKEAFPLFDRDGDQTITTKELGTVMGSLGQNPTEAELQDMISEVDADGNGTINFPEFLTMMARKMKGTDSEEEIREAFRVFDKDGYTSAAEFRHVMTTVGEKLTDEEVDGMIREADMDGDGQVNYEEFVQMVTAK, encoded by the coding sequence ATGGCTGACCAATTAACTGAAGAGCAGATTGCAGAATTCAAAGAAGCTTTCCCCCTATTTGACAGGGATGGGGATCAGACAATAACAACCAAGGAGCTGGGGACGGTGATGGGGTCTTTGGGGCAGAATCCCACAGAAGCAGAGCTGCAGGACATGATCAGTGAAGTAGATGCCGATGGTAATGGCACAATCAACTTCCCTGAATTTCTGACAATGAtggcaagaaaaatgaaaggcacggacagtgaagaagaaattagagaagCGTTCCGTGTGTTTGATAAGGACGGCTATACTAGTGCAGCAGAGTTTCGCCACGTGATGACAACCGTTGGAGAGAAGTTAACAGATGAAGAGGTCGATGGAATGATCAGAGAAGCAGACATGGATGGGGATGGTCAGGTAAACTATGAAGAGTTTGTGCAAATGGTGACAGCGAAGTGA